The segment GTATTAAAAGCTATCATGGTGGCGTTGATTATAGGGCGGCGATAGGGCAAAAGGTGGCGAGTGCTAATGATGGGATAGTAAGAATCGCTAAAGATAGATATTATGCTGGAAAGAGCGTTGTAATTGACCATGGTGGTGGTATTTATACACAATATTATCACTTAGATAGGATAGATGTCAAAGTCGGTCAAAAGGTTACTAAAGGTGAGAAAATCGGCTTAAGCGGTGCGAGTGGTAGGGTGAGTGGGCCACATTTGCACTTTGGGATTATAGTGCGAAATACTCAAGTTGATCCATTAATTTTTATAGAAAAATTCAACTCAATTTTTTAAATTCACATTTTTTAAACAAGAGCTATATATAATTTCACTATATTTTATATAGAAAGGATTTAAAATGAAAAAGATTTTAAGTATAGCTTTAGCGGCTATGGTAAGTAGCAGCGTGGCATTTGGTGCTGATAGTGCGACTAGTTTAAGCAAAGAGATGTTCGAGTTTAAAAAAGAAGCTAGTAAGGAGTATTATAAAATTCAAAAAGGTTGCGAGCAAATTCATGATAAAATAGCTAAAGCAACTCAAAATATGGATTCTAAACAAAAAGAGGAATTTTATAAAGAATTTAGATATCAAATGCGTCAAAATATGGCCAAACTAGGCAAAGATGAGCAGTTTTATAATGGAATTTGTGGTCCGCATATAAGAGGTTCAAAAGTAAATAATCGCTTTGATCGCCCAGGTAAATTTGCGCCTAATTGCCCAAATGGTATAAATTCAGATTGTCCAATGAGATGAGTAGCAAAATACTTCTAATAGAAGATGAGCCTATGCTTTGTGAGATGATTAGTGATTATCTTGTGGAGCAGGGCTTTGAAGTTGTAAGTAGTGATAACTATGAAGATGGCTTGAGTTTAGCGTATGAGGGTAAATTTGATATTTTTATCTTTGATGTCAAGATTATAGGAGGTAATGGCTTTGATCTACTTAATGAGCTTAGAAGCTCTGGGATCAATACTCCTTGTATCTATATCACTTCATTAAATGATATAAATGATCTAGTTAAGGGCTTTAAGAGTGGTTGCGATGACTATATCAAAAAGCCTTTTGAGTTAGCTGAATTACATCTAAGAGTAGATAATATCCTAAAACGCAAATTTAGCCACTCAAGTAGTGATAACTATGTAGAAATCTCTCCAAATATAAAGTTTGATATAATACAAAAGAGATTAATCAAAGATAATGCTATAGTCCAAATAGCCAAAAAAGAGGCTGATTTGTTGGTTTTATTTTTAAAAAATCGTGGCAAAATTTTAAGCAGAGATGAGATATATATGAATTTATGGGATTATGGCCAGGTACCAAGTGAGCTAAGTCTAAGAGTATATATCAGAAATTTGCGTAAAATAATTGGCGAAGAAAAGATAATCTCACATCCAAAAATAGGCTATGAATATGTATAGCAAAAAGTATATTTTGCCAATATTTTTGCTATATACTCTTTCTAGTATGATATTTTTAATTGGATTTGCTACTATGTATTATAAAGAGGCGAAATTTGATATAATCAAACGAGATAAGATCCGCTTAGAGGCCTTTGCTAAAGAGCTTGAGTATATACTTCGCTTAAATAATAATATAGATAATATAATGAAATTAAAATCTTTTTATCCAATTAATTTTTATAATATCAAAACAGGTAAATATATCTATAAAAGCTTTGATACACCTAAATTTAAAGGCAAATTTTATGAAGGTTTAGATGCTTTGTATATGAGAGAGAATATCCACGCTAAAAGACGAACAATAGAGCTATTTGTAGAGTTAAAAAGCGAAGATACTATTAAGGATATAAATCAGCTTTTTTGGCGTGTGTGGCTTATTGCTGGGGCGGTTTTTGTTTTGGTTGGGCTTATTGCTTTTGTTTTGGTTAAGCTTGCGTATTTGCCACTTTTGGCACAAATAAAAGCGCTTAATAATTTTATTACAGATACTACGCATGAGATTAATACCCCTTTGAGCGTGATACTTATGAGTAGTGAGATGTTTGATAAAAATCCGCCAAAATATTTAGAAAATATCAAAATAGCAGCCAAAACTCTGAGTGGAATTTATAATGATTTGGCTTTGAATTTAAAGAATAATCCAAATGTTATTAGTAAATTTAATATCCAAACTCTGCTTGAGAGTCGCATTAAGTTATTTGAGCTTTCAGCTAATTCAAAGGGGCTTAAATTTGAGATTAAAACTAGTTCTTTTGAGCTATCTAGCGATATACAAAAAGTTGGTAAAATATTGGATAATCTCATATCAAATGCGATAAAATATAGTAGTAAAAATTCCAAAATTATTATCAATTTAGACCAAAATAGCTTTGAGATAATCAATTTTGGAGCTACTATCTCTAAGGAGAATATAGATAAAATTTATGATAAATTCAGCCGTTTTGATACGCAAAATGGCGGCTTTGGGATTGGGCTTAGCTTGGTTAAGCGATATTGTGATGAGCTTGGGCTTAGTATCGAGTGTGAAAGTGGCGATAATCAAACTAAATTTAGAGTGATTTTAAGAGATTTTAAAGATAGATAATTGGCATGGAGAGAGTCTCCATGCGATTTTAATATAAAATTAAATGTGCTTTTTGTGAGCCATGAACGCCAAAAACAGTTATAAGCTCTATATCAGCTGTCCTAGATGGCCCAGCGATAAATAAAATATTACTTGGTAATTTGCCGTTTTGATCGACTTTTAGGGCGTTTAGAGCGCTTACTAGTGAGTTTTTGACTCTATCTTTTTTAAGTAAAACTATACAAAGATTTGGCGCTAGGCTTAGCATTCTAGGTTGAGCTTGGCTAGATTTTAGCAATGCTACGCCATGAGAGCTGACGCCATATTCGGCATGAACTATAGAGAACTCACTATGAAATACATCGCTTCTTAGCTCTTCTATAGGCTTATCGAAACAGATTTTTTGATCAGCTTTAATCTTATCTAAATTTAAATTCAACCCACTTCCATAGATCATTTTTTTGTATCCATAGCTAGCTACAATCTCATTTATCGTATCTTCTAGAGCTGATGGCTCGCATTCATGGACGATATATTTGTTATCGCTCATTTTTTGCTTCATTTCAGCAAGAGTATTATCTGTAGTTTGGATATGCTCTACTGGATCTATGCTAGGAGTGGATTCATGGCCTGTGATTTTGTAGCTATCTTTTAAGCGAGAAAGAATTAAATTTTTTGATTTAGCTGAAATTTCATCTATTCTATTCATAGCGAACTCCTTCCATATTTTCAAGCTCTTTATATAGATTTTTTTTAATCTGTGGTAGCTCTTTGTATTGGCTCCAGCTTTTTATAACTGGGATTGAGTTTTGGAATTTATGTAAAACTGAGTTAAATAGATGAGTTTTACTAAGGCTAAATCTCCATAAAGCACCATTTGTAGCGATCTTAGCAAACTGCTTCATCGCAAAGGCTTCGGCTCTATTTTTATGGCTATTTTGCGTGCTAAGTGGTGGATTTTTGCCTTGGCCAACTTTATTTGCTCTTAGCTTTCTAATTAGATCAGCTAGCGGGATTCTAACAGGGCAAACCTCACTACATCTACCACAAAGCGAACAAAATGTAAGTATATCACCGGTTGCTTCCATACCAAATATATTTGGACTAATAACCTCGCCAATAGGCCCAGGATAGACAGTTTGATAACTATGGCCGCCGATTTTGTCATATACAGGGCAGAAATTCATACACGCCCCACATCTAATACATCTAAGAGCCTCATAGTAGTCATGATGAGCTAGCATATCACTTCTGTGATGATCAAATAGTATCAAATGAACCTCTTTTGGCCCATCAAATTCATCATTTCTTGGGGCTGTGATTATGTTGTTATATGTAGGGATGAATTGTCCCGTGGCTGATGGTGTGAGTAGATGAACCATAGTAGCAGCATCTTCAAAGCTCTCCATAACCTTCTCAATCCCACAAAGTGCAACATGGATTTTAGGAGCGGTAGTGCACATTCTACCATTTCCTTCATTTTCAATGAGCCAAAATGCGCCCTCTTTAGACATAGCGAAATTTACACCACTAAGTCCCATTTCTAAGCCTTCAAACTGATCTCTTAAATGTTTTCTAGCTATTTGATTTAGTTTTTCTGGTTCGCTTTCTAAATTTGAGCCTAATTTTTCTTGAAAAATTTTGCCTATTTCATTGCGATTTTTATGGATTGCTGGAACGACTATATGGACTGGTGCTTCATCATTTAATTGTATTATTAGCTCACCAAGGTCAGTCTCAATAGCATTTAATCCCTTATTAGCTAGATAGTGATTTAATCCTATCTCTTCACTAGCCATAGATTTGCCTTTTAATATCTTTTTGATATTGTTTTGGCGCATTAACTCATATATTATCTCACAAGCATCAGTAGCTGAGCTAGCCCAATGGACTTTAATGCCGTTTTTTGTGGCGTTTTTTTCGAATTCAATTAATCTATCGCTAAGAGACATTAGGGCGTTATTTTTAGCTTTTTTAGCCTTATCTCTTAATCCTTGCCAATTACTAAATTTCGCATTTATCACATTTAGGCGGTTTTTTTGTAAGGTGTGCATAGCGACTGTGAGATTTTGTCTTAATTGAGTATCGCCAAGTTTGATTTTTACGATTTGTTCGTGTGGCATTTTTTTACTCATAGGGATACTCCTTCTAAGCGTTTAATCAAAAAATCATATAGATGAAGACATTTGATATCTACGCCATTTCGTTTCATTGTGCCTGCAATGTTTAATAAGCAACCACCATCGCCACTTATTAAGTAGCTAGCGCCTGTATTTTTGATATCTTCTATTTTAGCTAGTGCCATTGCGTTTGAGATATCGCTCTCTTTGATTGAAAATGTCCCACCAAAACCGCAGCACTCCTCTTCATGTTCAAGCTCGATTAACTCTACATTTGATAGTTTGCGGATTAAATTTTTGCTAGATTCTACGCTTTTAGCTACTCTTAAAGCGTGGCAATTAGAGTGCCATGCGACTTTGATTTTATCGCCTTTATCTTGGTAATCTACTTTTAGAATTTCATCTAAGTATTGACTTAGATCATATACTCTAGCGGCGAATTTTTGAACCTTGTCAAATTCGCTACTTCCTTCAAAAAGCTCTAAATAATCATGCCCCATCATACCAGCGCAAGAGCCACTAGGGACGATAATCGGGATATCTTCATCAAATAAATTTATATTATGCATAGCTACAGCTCTACTCTCATCAAAATATCCGCTATTAAAAGATGGTTGAGAGCAACAGGTTTGATTTTTTTTGAAAATCACCTCCACGCCCCCACGGCGTAGAAGTTTAATAGCATTTAAAACGCTATCTTGCATAGCAGCACTACCAAGGCAAGTAGCGAAAAAATATACTTTTCTCATAGATATTAACCCTTAAGTACGATATCTGGGATAATTCCTTGCATAAAGAATGCGATGATTAAAGTCCAAATACCAATTAAGATAATGAAAGCAACTGAGTATTTAAGTGTGAATTTAAATAGCTCACTCTCACGACCTACTAAACCAACAGCAGCGCACGCTATAGCGATACTTTGTGGGCTTATCATCTTACCTACGACACCACCAACAGAGTTAGCTGCCAAAAATAGTGCTTCACCAACACCAAGCTCTCTAGCGCTAACTTGTTGAAGTGGGCCAAATAGAAGATTTGAGCTTGTATCTGAACCTGTTAAGAATACGCCTATCCAACCAATCACAGGGCTAAAGAAGGCAAAAGCATCGCCAGTTTGAGCAAAAGCAAGACCTAGAGTTGTACTCATAGCAGCGTTTTTAGCGATAAAGGCAAATGATACAACAAGACCGATTGTAATACAAGGAATCGCCATCTCTTTTAGCGTATCCCAGAAGCAATCTGCGGCGTCGTTGGCTTTGATTTTTAAAAACCAAATTGATAAGAAAGCAGCTAGTAATATAGCGGTGCCAGCTTGAAGGCCTACAAAGCTGATATTTAAATTTAACCCAATAGCCTTACCAGTAGCATCAACTATGCTTGTGCCTACATTGTTAGCAGCTAGAGTTACAACTGTGTAATCAAATACCCCGCCTTTAGCAAATAGCGCTTTAAACCATGGTTGAGTCCATAGAATTATACAAGCGATTAATAGGATAAATGGTAGCCAAGCTTTGAATATTTGGCCGTTACTAAGTTCGGTTTTGCTTGTAAAGTCTGTTTGGTCATCAAGTCTAAATATATTAGATGGTTTCCAAATTTTCAAAAATGCAGTAGTACAAATAAGAGATACAACAGCAGAAACAATATCAGGAAGCTCGGCACCAAGGTAGTTTGAGCTGATAAATTGTGTAGCAGTAAAGCTAATTGCAGCTACTAAAATTGCTGGAAATGTCTCTTTAACACCTTTAAATCCATCCATTAAAAATACAATGAAAAATGGAACAGTAAGGCTAAGTGGAACTAGCATTCTACCAACCATTGCTGAGACTTCATATTGTTCTACACCAACTAAATTTGCCATCGCAATAATAGGAATACCCACAGCACCAAAGGCAACAGGAGCAGTATTAGCTATCAGACACAATCCAGCAGCATATAAAGGCTTAAGTCCAAGACCAACTAAAAGCGCAGCAGTGATAGCAACTGGGCCACCAAAACCGATAGCACCTTCTAAGAATGAACCAAAACAAAATCCAATTAAGATAACTTGAATTCTGTGGTCTGGAGTGATGCTAATAACGCTTTGTTTGATAACTTCAAATGAGCCAGATTTAACTGAAAGTTTGTATAAGAATATCGCAGCGATGATGATCCAAGCGATCGGCCACATACCTTGTGCGAAGCCTTGAACGAAGCTAGCACCGATGAGAGAAAAAGGCATATCATATACAAATAACGCCAAAACAGAAGCCAAAATAACTGTTAAAAAAGCAGCCATATAGCCTTTTAGCTTAAAAACTAAAAGCGAAACCAAAAAACATAAAATTGGCAAAAACGCCACCAACGCACTTAGCCATATATTGCCAAGTGGATCATATATCTGTGTCCATTGCATATAGACTCCTATCGATAAAAATTTTGTGAAATTTTATTTTAGCGTAAATTATTATTAAATTTAAAATAAATTATAAAAATTGTTTAAAAAAATTGTTTGAGTGTGTATAATCGTAACATTATAATTAAATTTATTTATAAATTTCAGTTTGATAGAGTATCTCCGCCCAGAGTAGGGCAGAGTAAATTTATAGAGCTTTGGATATAATTTTAGCGAGTTTAGAGCTAAATTCGCTTGGATTTTCTATACTCATACCTTCGCTGATTTTAGCCATATTTAGGATTAGTATAGCAACATCGTTTATCATTAATTCGTTATTAGCTAATTTGGCGATGATTTCGTGATTTGGATTGATCTCTAAGATTGGCTTGATTTTTGGTGCTTCTTGACCCATCTGTTTTAATAAAGTTTGCATAGCGTAGTCTGGGTCATTTTTGTCATAGATTAGGCACGCTACGGAGTCGCTTAGGCGATTTGATATTTTGACATCTTTGACTTCATCTTTTAAGATCTCTTTGATTTTGCTTATTAGGGCGTTTGTCTCATCACTAGTTGAAATTTCACTGCTAGTTATCTCGCTATCTATATCAGAGCTATTTATACTCTTAAATGGTGTGGAGTCATACTCATTTACCATAGGCAAGACTATTGTATCTATCTCTTCATCACAGATTAGGACATTTATCCCTTTGGATTTAAACCCTTCTAAAAGTGGTGAGTTTCGTAGCATACTCTCATTTTGGCCGCTGATATAATATATCGATTTTTGATCTTCTTTCATTGCGGCTTTATACTCTTTTAGCGTGATTGGCTTGTCGTTTAGAGTGGATTTAAATAGGCATAAATTTAAGATATTATCTTTATTAGCATTAAATCCATATAGGCCCTCTTTGATAACATTACCAAAAAGAGAGTAGAGCTTAGAGTATTTTTCTTTATCGTTATTTAGTAGTTTTTCTAATTCGCTTAGGATTTTTTTGACGCTTTGGTCTTTGACTGCGGTTAGAATTTTATTCTCTTGTAAGATTTCACGGCTTACATTTAATGGGATATCTTCTACATCCATAACCCCACGCACAAATCTAAGATATGGCGGTAGAAGCTCTTTAGCGTCATCAGTGATAAATACACGCTTAACATAGAGTTTTACACCACTTTGATAATCTACTCTAAATAGATCAAATGGTTGAGTTGATGGGATATAAAATAGGGTAGAATACTCTATTTTGCCCTCTGCTTTTGTATGGATATGCAATAGTGGATCGCTACTATCGTGGCTTATTTGCTTATAAAAGTCATTGTAATCGCTATCTTTTAAAGTAGATTTACTCATTCTCCATAGGGCGCTTGCTTTGTTGATTTGAGAATTTTTGCTCTCATAATGGCCCTCTTTTTCATTATCTTGTGGGGCTACCCACTCATCTCTATCCATATAAATAGGATATGGAATGTGATTTGAGTATTTTGTGATGATATTTTCTATTCTAAAACTATCTGTAAATTCATCATCATTAAGGTATAGAGTGATCTGTGTGCCGTGGCTATCTAGCGTGGATTTTGAAATTTCATATCCATTTGTATCGCTACTCCATTTATATGCATCGCTACTTAGGGCTTTGCGACTGATAACTTCTATTTTGTTAGCTACCATAAATGCTGAGTAAAATCCAACCCCAAATTGACCTATTAATGAGCTATCTTTCTTCGCATCTCCGCTCATGGATTCTATAAAGCCTTTTGTTCCGCTTCTTGCGATGGTGCCTAGATTGTTGATTAGATCATCTTCATCCATGCCTATGCCATTATCTGTGATTACTAATGTTTTGGCCTCTTTATCTAGTTTGATATCAATTCTAGGGGTGTATTGAAGTGATTTATAATCATCATTAGTTAAGCATAGATAATTTAGCTTATCTAGTGCGTCGCTTGCGTTTGAGATTAACTCTCTTAAGAATATCTCTTTATTAGAGTAGAGTGAGTGGATCATTAAATTTAAAAGATCGCTCACTTGTGTTTGAAATTGATGTTTTTGCATATTTTCTCCTTTTGTTTTGTAAATAATTATAACTGACTAAATTTAACCATCATTCAAAAATCACAAATGGTAAGGTTAGTGTATTTTTGATTATACTAAATGGGGTTTTTAAGACATCTTTTATAACTTGTGTTTTGATATCTGGCTTATCTATCGTGCCATTTATGGTGATTATGGTGGATATGCTTTTATCTTTGCCTAATAATATGTGATTGACTAATGGAATTTTGTCTATTATAGTACTAGCGTCTTTTAGTAGCTTTAGCTCTAGGATTATATCTAGGCTATTGTCTTTTAAATTTATATTTCCACTACCTATTATATCAGCGCTTGCGCCTTTGATATCTATAGCGTGGATAGTAAGATTATCATCAACTCTTTGGATTCTTATAATCCCATCTTTAACGCTAAAACCTTTGGTGTTAAAATCTGGGACTTTAAATATCAATAAAGATGGTATAGAGTCTAAAAATACTAAGAGTTGTTGGTAGATTATATAATCATTTAAATATGTATCTTTAAGCTCTAAATCGGCTTTAAAATTCCTACTATTTTGACCTATTAACTTAATACCAAAAATACCTTCGCTAAAGCTATTAAAATCCATAATATCATTGATTACAGTAGCCGAGATACCATTTCCTTTGACTTTTAAGATATTTTTGCCTTCAATTATAGATATATATCCACCATCAAACTCACCATCAAATTTAAGCTCATTTTGGTTTTTGCTACCGCTGAAATGCTCAAAGAATATTGTTTTATTGATATCTGTGGCGTTTATGATCGTATCAGTGGCAATGAAATTTATATTTGTTTCTAGGTTACTTTTGGCTGAATTTGTATCAATAGAGATTTTGGCTGAGTTTAAAAATATATTTATCTCATCATTTATAATGGTAGCGTTTATCACTCCGCTATCACTTTTTATATCTATTATATCATCTATTTTTATAGTGAAATTATCATCAGTGTAGCTATCATTTTTTCTATTTATGATTGGTAGATTGAAATTCACATTAGTTGCTCTAGCGCTAAATTTATCAAAGTCATCTGTGGTAACCTTGATATTAGCTTTTGTGATATTTAGGTCGTTTATGAGCTTAGAATAGGGCTTGATATTATCAATTTTTGGGATATTTATACTTATTGGTTGGCTTAAATTTACATCATAGCCTAAGCTTTTAGAGCTGATTACAGCGTCATTTGTAAAATTTAAGGTGATATTGTCATCTAAATTTTTGATATTAATTAAATTTGGGATTATAAATGAGTTGAATTTGGTATCGAAGTTGGCAATTTTGCTATTTGCGTCTATAAAAGCACTAAAATTCGCATCAAAAATGCTATTTTGGATATGGCCGTTTTGGATTGTGATTTTATCATTTTTTAAGCTTATTTGAGCGTGTTTGGAGTTAAATTTAGCCCCAGATATATCTATCACGCTCTCATCTAAGACAAACTCGCCATCAGCACTGACTTTGGCATTGTTAAGATAGATATCAAGACGCAGTTTCGTATCCAAAGCCCCGCTATCTTGCGTGATTGGGATTGATATATCATAGGCTTTTAGTATATCATTTATACTTTGGCTATATAGGGATTTGGTCTTGATATCTAATATCAAATTTGAATCGCTATCTAGGTTATTTATGCTTAGTCCCACATCGGCTTTTTGGTCTTGATAAATCGGATCTTTGATATCAAATATCAAATTTGAGTTTTCAAAGGTGATTATAACCGAACTAGCAGTCGCAGCTGGGAGATTAGGGTGGAATTTGACAATTGGCATATTGGCACTTGCTTTGGCATATATCTGTGGTATAAATGGATTATTATCACTAAAATTAAACTTCCCACGCAAAATTTCAAGCCTATAATCTTTGGCAATTATATATCCATATATCCAATTTTTTATCTCATTATCTAAGCTTATCTTGCTAGCTAAAGCCTCCATAAATTGAGCTATGCTAGGTGCGCTGACATTGGATATTTCATAATTTAAGATATCATTATCGATATTTAAGCTCAAATCCCCATTTAGCTCATATGAGCTAAATTTGCCCCTAAAACTATGCTTATCATCGTAGAAATTTAAATTCAAATATCCATTAATTGTGGTATTGAGATCTTTAAATCTCATCTCATTTATGGATAAATTTAAATTGTGATTTTGTCTAGTTAGATGAGCGTTGATATATAGATTTTTGCTATCTAGATTAAATTTATTATCTGTGTAGATGAAGTAGGATTTTCTTTGGCCTATTGAGATGTTTTCTAACTCTATTGTATTAAATAGCATATCGATCCATTTGGCAAAGTGTATGGATTTTAGCGACTCTTTGGAGTTAGTTTGATTATTATCAGATGGTAAAATATCTATATTTTTTGCTTTTAGTGTAATTTTGTTATCTAATTTTATATATAATTGCGAAATTTTAAATCGGTCAAAATCTAGCGATTCTATTTTAATTCCGATTTTTAACCATATAAAAAGGGCAAGAAAGATGGCTATAAATAGTGTTAAAAATATCACCAAAAAGCGATTTTTGAATATAATTTTTGAGATTGTATTCATAATTTTCCTAACGATTTTCGCATCACTATCTCAGACAATGACTACAAGCAAAGTTGTATATCTGCCACAAGGAAGCGTGGGTGAAATTATATCTTATTTAGCTAAACTAAATTTTAAGGTTGATGGATTTGATAAATATATTTTGGTTTTGATGGGATATCCACAATCTGGCTGGATAGATATAGGCACGACTACTCTTAGTAAATTTGATTTTTTATATAAGCTTACTACGGCTAAGGCTGCTATGAGAGATATCACTTTAATCCCTGGAGAGACTACGGCGTATTTTTTCTATGATATAGCTAAGAAATTGGGTTTAGATTACAATGAGCTTATGAGAAATTATCTAGCAAATTCACCTATAAAAGAGGGATTTTTAGTCCCTGAGACATATAAAATTCCAGTTGGGATAAGCGAGGCTCATTTGGTCTATTATCTCATAAATGTATCTAAAAAACAGCATGAGAGCCTAAGCCAAAAGATATTTGGTCAATGGGATGAGAGGCGTTGGTATGAGTTTATCATAGTAGCATCAGTAATCCAAAAAGAGGCCGCAAATACAAGTGAAATGCCTATAGTATCATCAGTTATATATAATAGATTAAAAATCGGTATGAAGCTACAAATGGATGGAACGCTAAATTATGATCTATACTCTCATGAAAAGATCACCCCACAAAGAATAGCCAAAGACAACACTAGGTATAACACATATAAATACGCAGGCCTACCACCAAATGCCGTTTGTAATGTTAGTTTTGATGCGATAAAAGCAGCAATTTTCCCTAAAAAGACAAACTATCTATATTTTGTAAGAGATAAAAGCACAGGTGCTCATATATTTAGCTCTACTTATGAAGCGCATATAAAAGCAATTGATCGCTCTAATAAGGCTAAATAATGCCACTTTCAAAGCTAAATAAAGAGCAGTATAGAGCAGCCACAGCACCTATGGGGCATAATCTCATCATAGCTAGTGCAGGAACAGGTAAAACAAGCACAATTGTAGCTAGGATAGCTCATCTTCTAAACTCAGGGATAAAGGCTAATAAAATTTTGTTATTAACATTTACCAATAAAGCCGCTAGTGAGATGATAGAGAGATTAGGGCGTTACTTTGATAATGATATAGTATCTCAAATCACAGCCGGGACATTTCACTCTGTATCAAATTCACTTCTAAAATCCCTTGATAAAGGGGTGATTTTAAAGCAACCTAGCGAATTAAAAACACTATTAAAGAGTATCACAGATAGAAGGCAATTTCATAGAATTAGCGATATTAAGGGATATAGCGGGGCGTATTTGTATGATATATACTCTTTATTTTGTAATAGCTGTGTAGGTGGAGAGAGCTTTGTAGATTGGTTTAGTGTTAATTATCCAGATCAGGTGGAATTTGCTGAAATTTATGATGATATTTTGCGTGAGTTTGAAGAGACTAAGAGCAATTTTAACTATGCTGATTTTAATGATCTATTGATTAAGATGAGAAATG is part of the Campylobacter lanienae NCTC 13004 genome and harbors:
- the mltG gene encoding endolytic transglycosylase MltG, with product MLIPIFNHIKRARKMAINSVKNITKKRFLNIIFEIVFIIFLTIFASLSQTMTTSKVVYLPQGSVGEIISYLAKLNFKVDGFDKYILVLMGYPQSGWIDIGTTTLSKFDFLYKLTTAKAAMRDITLIPGETTAYFFYDIAKKLGLDYNELMRNYLANSPIKEGFLVPETYKIPVGISEAHLVYYLINVSKKQHESLSQKIFGQWDERRWYEFIIVASVIQKEAANTSEMPIVSSVIYNRLKIGMKLQMDGTLNYDLYSHEKITPQRIAKDNTRYNTYKYAGLPPNAVCNVSFDAIKAAIFPKKTNYLYFVRDKSTGAHIFSSTYEAHIKAIDRSNKAK
- a CDS encoding AsmA-like C-terminal domain-containing protein, yielding MNTISKIIFKNRFLVIFLTLFIAIFLALFIWLKIGIKIESLDFDRFKISQLYIKLDNKITLKAKNIDILPSDNNQTNSKESLKSIHFAKWIDMLFNTIELENISIGQRKSYFIYTDNKFNLDSKNLYINAHLTRQNHNLNLSINEMRFKDLNTTINGYLNLNFYDDKHSFRGKFSSYELNGDLSLNIDNDILNYEISNVSAPSIAQFMEALASKISLDNEIKNWIYGYIIAKDYRLEILRGKFNFSDNNPFIPQIYAKASANMPIVKFHPNLPAATASSVIITFENSNLIFDIKDPIYQDQKADVGLSINNLDSDSNLILDIKTKSLYSQSINDILKAYDISIPITQDSGALDTKLRLDIYLNNAKVSADGEFVLDESVIDISGAKFNSKHAQISLKNDKITIQNGHIQNSIFDANFSAFIDANSKIANFDTKFNSFIIPNLINIKNLDDNITLNFTNDAVISSKSLGYDVNLSQPISINIPKIDNIKPYSKLINDLNITKANIKVTTDDFDKFSARATNVNFNLPIINRKNDSYTDDNFTIKIDDIIDIKSDSGVINATIINDEINIFLNSAKISIDTNSAKSNLETNINFIATDTIINATDINKTIFFEHFSGSKNQNELKFDGEFDGGYISIIEGKNILKVKGNGISATVINDIMDFNSFSEGIFGIKLIGQNSRNFKADLELKDTYLNDYIIYQQLLVFLDSIPSLLIFKVPDFNTKGFSVKDGIIRIQRVDDNLTIHAIDIKGASADIIGSGNINLKDNSLDIILELKLLKDASTIIDKIPLVNHILLGKDKSISTIITINGTIDKPDIKTQVIKDVLKTPFSIIKNTLTLPFVIFE
- the htpG gene encoding molecular chaperone HtpG, translated to MQKHQFQTQVSDLLNLMIHSLYSNKEIFLRELISNASDALDKLNYLCLTNDDYKSLQYTPRIDIKLDKEAKTLVITDNGIGMDEDDLINNLGTIARSGTKGFIESMSGDAKKDSSLIGQFGVGFYSAFMVANKIEVISRKALSSDAYKWSSDTNGYEISKSTLDSHGTQITLYLNDDEFTDSFRIENIITKYSNHIPYPIYMDRDEWVAPQDNEKEGHYESKNSQINKASALWRMSKSTLKDSDYNDFYKQISHDSSDPLLHIHTKAEGKIEYSTLFYIPSTQPFDLFRVDYQSGVKLYVKRVFITDDAKELLPPYLRFVRGVMDVEDIPLNVSREILQENKILTAVKDQSVKKILSELEKLLNNDKEKYSKLYSLFGNVIKEGLYGFNANKDNILNLCLFKSTLNDKPITLKEYKAAMKEDQKSIYYISGQNESMLRNSPLLEGFKSKGINVLICDEEIDTIVLPMVNEYDSTPFKSINSSDIDSEITSSEISTSDETNALISKIKEILKDEVKDVKISNRLSDSVACLIYDKNDPDYAMQTLLKQMGQEAPKIKPILEINPNHEIIAKLANNELMINDVAILILNMAKISEGMSIENPSEFSSKLAKIISKAL